A genomic stretch from Novosphingobium resinovorum includes:
- the hmpA gene encoding NO-inducible flavohemoprotein, translating to MTQPLSDQTIALVKATVPALEAHGLDIVHEMYSRMFQNPEIRDLFNQSHHGDAGSQPRALTGAILAYASNIENLGALAPAVERIAQKHVGLQILPEHYPHVAEALLGAIKAVLGDAATDEILAAWGEAYWFLANILIAREQRVYSEQKDASGGWNGWREFRVEDVVRESSVINSFILRPVDGGAVMRHKPGQYLTFWLEIPGHPPVKRNYSISAAPNRETYRISVKREPHGLASGWLHDHAKPGTVLKVAAPAGEFFLAAHVERPVILLSGGVGLTPMVAMLETLAEGGARVPVHYVHGTHDRDTHAMRDHVRALAGGNKSITVTDFHQTPLEDEVAGQDYDVAGIITDEWLTANTPLAEADYYICGPRPFLRHAVSTLSLAGVPSDRIHYEFFGPADELLAA from the coding sequence ATGACGCAGCCCCTCAGCGATCAGACCATAGCGCTCGTCAAGGCGACCGTGCCCGCACTCGAAGCCCATGGCCTCGACATCGTGCACGAGATGTATTCCCGTATGTTCCAGAATCCGGAAATTCGTGACCTTTTCAATCAGTCGCATCATGGCGACGCCGGTTCGCAGCCACGCGCGCTTACCGGCGCTATTCTCGCCTATGCGAGCAACATTGAAAATCTCGGTGCGCTCGCGCCGGCGGTTGAGCGGATCGCGCAGAAGCATGTTGGCCTGCAGATTCTGCCTGAACATTATCCGCACGTTGCCGAGGCGCTCCTGGGGGCGATCAAGGCAGTGCTGGGCGATGCGGCGACCGATGAAATTCTTGCTGCCTGGGGCGAAGCCTACTGGTTCCTGGCCAACATCCTGATCGCCCGCGAGCAACGGGTCTACTCGGAGCAGAAGGACGCGAGCGGCGGATGGAATGGCTGGCGCGAATTTCGCGTCGAGGACGTCGTGCGTGAGAGCAGCGTCATCAATTCCTTTATTCTGCGCCCCGTCGATGGCGGGGCCGTCATGCGGCACAAGCCGGGGCAGTATCTGACCTTCTGGCTCGAAATTCCGGGGCATCCGCCCGTCAAGCGCAACTATTCGATTTCAGCAGCCCCCAACCGCGAGACCTATCGCATTTCGGTCAAGCGCGAACCGCATGGCCTTGCGTCGGGCTGGCTCCATGATCACGCCAAACCGGGCACGGTGCTCAAAGTGGCGGCGCCGGCAGGCGAATTCTTCCTGGCAGCGCATGTCGAACGCCCGGTGATCCTCCTGTCGGGCGGTGTGGGCCTGACGCCGATGGTGGCGATGCTCGAAACGCTTGCCGAAGGCGGCGCCAGAGTCCCCGTGCACTATGTCCATGGAACCCATGACCGCGATACGCATGCAATGCGCGATCATGTTCGCGCTCTCGCTGGGGGGAACAAGTCGATCACCGTAACCGATTTCCATCAGACCCCGCTGGAAGATGAAGTCGCAGGGCAGGATTATGACGTCGCCGGTATCATCACCGACGAATGGCTGACTGCCAATACGCCGTTGGCTGAGGCTGATTATTATATCTGCGGACCACGCCCGTTTCTGCGGCACGCCGTCTCGACCTTGTCGCTGGCTGGCGTCCCATCCGACCGCATTCATTACGAATTCTTCGGTCCGGCGGACGAATTGCTCGCCGCCTGA
- a CDS encoding superoxide dismutase, which produces MADQSRNAVIAQSDLERLVFELPPLPYGTKDLEPVLSAETLEIHHGKHHARYVETLNRLLAEQNFSAHTLEEIIRIAHGSGAKGVFNNAAQAWNHSFFWESMAPKTVKPAGLLASAISSEFGSLETLRQRFSAEGTGHFGSGWVWLIAKGGKLEVLSTHDAGSPILEEGVTPLLACDVWEHAYYIDYRQDRAGWITSWWNRLANWSFAETQFDAAIGQRKPWRYPPSQTAR; this is translated from the coding sequence ATGGCTGATCAAAGCCGCAATGCTGTAATAGCCCAATCCGACCTTGAGAGGCTCGTCTTCGAATTGCCTCCCCTGCCCTATGGGACCAAGGATCTCGAGCCTGTCCTCTCGGCGGAAACACTGGAGATCCACCACGGCAAACATCACGCACGCTACGTGGAAACGCTCAATCGGCTGCTGGCCGAGCAGAATTTCTCGGCCCACACGCTCGAGGAAATCATCCGTATCGCGCACGGCAGCGGCGCGAAGGGCGTCTTCAACAATGCAGCCCAGGCATGGAACCATAGCTTCTTTTGGGAGAGCATGGCGCCGAAAACGGTTAAACCTGCCGGGCTGCTCGCCAGCGCCATTTCGTCCGAATTCGGGAGTCTCGAAACGCTCAGACAGCGTTTTTCCGCTGAAGGAACGGGCCATTTCGGATCGGGCTGGGTCTGGCTTATCGCGAAGGGCGGCAAGCTCGAGGTGCTCTCGACCCACGACGCGGGTAGTCCGATCCTTGAGGAAGGGGTGACGCCGCTGCTTGCTTGCGATGTGTGGGAGCATGCCTACTACATCGATTACCGCCAGGATCGCGCGGGCTGGATCACGTCCTGGTGGAACAGGCTCGCAAATTGGAGCTTCGCCGAAACGCAGTTTGACGCAGCGATCGGCCAGCGCAAGCCGTGGCGCTATCCACCATCACAGACCGCCCGTTGA
- a CDS encoding carbonic anhydrase — protein sequence MRQLEESGKRQTAADGADDGGLSDLLARNRVWADAKTLIDPGFFKRLVGQQRPRYFWIGCSDSRVPATEIVDLDPGEMFVHRNVANLATPSDPNFAAALEFAVDVLKVEHIIVVGHYGCGGIQAAMAPDRDDAIGLWLAPVRELYQTVCCTPDTNADRLCEHNIRAQVKALAANPLVVRAWAQHASLTLHGWVYAIGDGLLQPVCSPVSRDPDEAVLVVGAS from the coding sequence ATGAGGCAATTGGAGGAGAGTGGAAAAAGACAGACCGCCGCCGACGGAGCAGACGACGGCGGCCTCTCCGACCTGTTGGCCCGCAACCGCGTATGGGCTGACGCCAAAACCCTGATCGATCCCGGATTCTTTAAACGGCTCGTAGGCCAGCAGCGGCCACGCTACTTCTGGATCGGCTGTTCGGACAGCCGGGTGCCGGCCACCGAAATCGTCGATCTCGATCCCGGCGAGATGTTTGTTCATCGCAACGTCGCCAATCTCGCCACGCCGAGCGATCCTAACTTCGCCGCCGCCTTGGAGTTCGCGGTCGATGTTTTGAAGGTCGAGCACATCATCGTCGTGGGCCATTACGGGTGCGGCGGGATTCAAGCGGCAATGGCACCGGACAGGGACGACGCGATCGGGCTTTGGCTCGCACCGGTGCGTGAGCTCTATCAAACAGTCTGCTGCACCCCGGATACCAATGCAGACCGTTTGTGCGAACATAATATCCGCGCCCAGGTGAAAGCACTCGCAGCCAACCCATTGGTCGTTCGGGCCTGGGCGCAGCACGCTTCGCTAACACTTCACGGTTGGGTGTACGCCATTGGAGACGGCCTCCTCCAACCGGTCTGCTCACCCGTCAGCCGCGACCCCGATGAGGCAGTTCTGGTTGTAGGCGCGTCATGA
- a CDS encoding peroxiredoxin, translated as MAIQLGQIAPDFEQDSTHGRISFHDWLGGSWGVLFSHPKNFTPVCTTELGEVAKLRSEGDKRNVKPIGLSVDPVEAHHKWELDIHETQGTKLDFPMIADANTKVSALYDMIHPESDPTVTVRSVFVIDPSRKVRLILTYPPSTGRNFAEILRAIDSLQLTDARSIATPVNWEPGEPVVISPKLSDEEASRQFPQGYKTLKPYLRVVDLQAPGQ; from the coding sequence ATGGCCATTCAGCTCGGGCAGATCGCCCCCGATTTCGAGCAGGACAGCACGCACGGTCGCATCAGCTTCCACGATTGGCTCGGCGGAAGCTGGGGTGTCCTGTTCAGCCATCCCAAGAATTTTACGCCGGTCTGCACGACGGAACTGGGCGAGGTTGCCAAGCTCCGGTCCGAAGGGGACAAACGCAACGTCAAACCCATTGGCCTCTCGGTGGATCCGGTCGAAGCCCATCACAAATGGGAGCTCGACATTCACGAAACCCAAGGGACGAAACTCGACTTCCCGATGATCGCGGATGCCAACACCAAGGTGTCGGCGCTCTACGACATGATCCACCCCGAGAGCGACCCGACGGTCACTGTCCGTTCCGTCTTCGTCATCGATCCGTCACGCAAGGTGCGGCTGATCCTGACCTACCCGCCTTCGACCGGTCGGAATTTTGCCGAGATTCTCCGTGCCATCGACAGCCTTCAACTTACAGATGCCCGTAGCATCGCAACGCCCGTCAACTGGGAACCTGGCGAGCCGGTCGTCATATCGCCGAAGCTGTCGGACGAGGAGGCATCCCGGCAGTTCCCACAAGGCTACAAGACACTGAAGCCCTACCTTCGGGTCGTCGATCTGCAGGCTCCCGGGCAATGA
- a CDS encoding LysR family transcriptional regulator, which yields MDINVARTFLEVVKTGSFVNAASNLHLTQTAVSARIRVLEDLLDRPVFIRNKAGAKLTPAGEQFLRFATTIVQVWDRARRAVALPPGRETVVTVGAELSLWSPLLRHWLLWMRRECPEIAVSTHIDTSERLMEQVQDGSLDMAVLYAAPSRPGIIAELLFEEKLVLVRTTPTSSPLAPEDHVQIDWGEEFAGSYHAAFPDQPNAVVSISYGPLALDYILATGGSGYFRKGFIRSYLEEGRLALVPGSPEFSYSAYVVHSTKADPGVMDRIRAGLKAAAAITA from the coding sequence ATGGATATCAATGTTGCGCGCACATTCTTGGAAGTCGTCAAAACCGGCAGTTTTGTGAACGCTGCGTCGAACCTTCACCTCACGCAGACCGCAGTCAGTGCCCGCATCCGGGTGCTTGAGGACCTGCTCGATCGGCCAGTATTCATCCGCAACAAGGCAGGTGCGAAGCTGACACCGGCGGGCGAGCAGTTTCTGCGCTTTGCAACCACCATAGTGCAGGTCTGGGATCGGGCGCGCCGCGCCGTCGCGCTCCCGCCGGGACGGGAGACCGTGGTAACGGTCGGCGCCGAGCTCAGTCTGTGGAGTCCCTTGCTGCGGCACTGGCTGCTCTGGATGCGTCGGGAATGTCCGGAAATCGCGGTAAGCACCCATATCGACACATCCGAACGCCTGATGGAGCAGGTCCAGGATGGCTCACTCGATATGGCGGTGCTCTATGCCGCGCCGAGCCGTCCGGGGATCATCGCCGAACTCTTGTTCGAGGAAAAGTTGGTCCTGGTGCGGACCACGCCAACCAGCAGCCCTCTCGCACCGGAAGATCATGTTCAGATCGATTGGGGTGAGGAGTTTGCCGGGAGCTATCACGCCGCTTTCCCGGATCAGCCTAACGCCGTCGTTTCGATAAGCTATGGTCCGCTCGCGCTCGATTATATCCTGGCGACAGGGGGTAGCGGCTATTTTCGCAAAGGCTTCATCCGCTCCTATCTCGAGGAAGGCCGCCTCGCTCTCGTCCCCGGAAGTCCTGAATTTTCGTACTCGGCCTATGTCGTCCACAGCACAAAGGCCGACCCGGGCGTGATGGACCGCATTCGTGCCGGCCTCAAGGCGGCCGCGGCGATTACAGCATGA
- a CDS encoding DUF6306 domain-containing protein, which produces MTVNEPSSPVCYASEADDIYMGFVGREEILAALNELLEAERAGARVALASAKSANDPDYAELMRSVRADEARWCAMLSRQIRRLGAAPSRKTGAFYKKALAIPDPLERLAFLKRGQAWVVRKLESLTPRVRDEALHADLREMLESHRVNIDRAAAHLEAEH; this is translated from the coding sequence ATGACCGTGAACGAACCATCGTCACCCGTTTGCTACGCCAGCGAAGCCGATGACATTTACATGGGCTTTGTCGGTCGCGAGGAGATCCTCGCGGCGCTCAACGAACTGCTGGAAGCCGAACGGGCCGGCGCCCGCGTCGCGCTCGCCAGCGCCAAGTCGGCGAACGATCCCGACTACGCCGAACTGATGCGATCGGTCCGTGCCGACGAAGCACGTTGGTGCGCGATGCTCTCGAGGCAGATCAGGCGATTGGGCGCAGCGCCCTCACGCAAGACCGGCGCCTTTTACAAGAAGGCGTTGGCAATCCCTGATCCGCTTGAAAGGCTCGCCTTTCTCAAGCGCGGACAAGCCTGGGTGGTTCGCAAACTGGAATCTCTGACCCCTAGGGTTCGTGACGAGGCATTGCATGCCGATCTTCGCGAGATGCTCGAGAGCCATCGGGTCAACATCGATCGCGCCGCAGCGCATCTTGAAGCGGAGCATTGA
- a CDS encoding Rrf2 family transcriptional regulator codes for MRLTRYTDYSLRVLIHLALHEERLCSIGEIARAYDVSHNHLMKVVNALAHDGFIETVRGRAGGMRLARPADEITVGEVVRRTEEGFQLADCSGCALSPACGLTGVLAQGMQAMMAVFDTYRISDLLSDREAMKRLINRQSPLGVGMD; via the coding sequence GTGCGGCTGACACGCTACACGGATTATTCACTGCGGGTCTTGATTCACCTGGCCCTTCACGAAGAGCGCCTGTGTTCGATCGGCGAAATCGCGCGGGCTTATGATGTCTCCCACAATCACCTGATGAAGGTCGTCAACGCCCTGGCGCACGACGGCTTCATCGAAACCGTTCGCGGTCGCGCCGGCGGCATGCGTCTCGCCCGACCAGCGGATGAGATCACCGTCGGCGAGGTCGTCCGCCGCACCGAGGAAGGCTTCCAACTCGCAGATTGTTCCGGGTGTGCGCTGTCTCCCGCATGTGGACTGACCGGCGTGCTGGCGCAAGGCATGCAGGCGATGATGGCGGTATTCGATACCTACCGGATTTCCGATCTCCTGTCCGATCGTGAGGCCATGAAGCGGCTGATTAACCGCCAATCACCGCTCGGCGTCGGCATGGACTAA
- a CDS encoding nitrite/sulfite reductase translates to MYKYDEYDQAMVDARVEEFRDQTRRRIEGHLSEDQFKPLRLKNGLYLQLHAYMLRVAVPYGTLNSRQMRKLAHIARKYDRGYGHFTTRQNIQYNWIKLAEAPDILAELATVEMHAIQTSGESIRNLSADHYAGAAPDEICDPRPWAELIRQATTFHPEFSYLPRKFKIAVIAAQEDRAALRWHDCALRIVKNESGEQGFEVYAGGGMGRTPIIAFPIRGFCPAGQIFSYIQAILRVWNRHARRDNIHKQRMKILVHELGEEEFRRQVEMEFEHILTLGRDFPQAEYDRIAAHFDPPPFETGLSEELDRSDPDFALWVDRQVAAHKAPGYAIVNISLKPDGGITGDISAEQMELVADLAERYSFDDLRSTHVQNLVLPHVRKRDLHAVWQALDAAGLASVNLGLVTDIIACPGLDYCSLANARSIPVAQQIAERFADLDRQLDLGELKIKISGCINACGHHHAAHIGILGVDRKGTENYQLLLGGSGAEDVSQAKITGPGFDETGIVDAVERTIERYREIREPGERFLDCYRRVGMDPFKEAIYG, encoded by the coding sequence ATGTACAAATACGACGAGTATGATCAGGCCATGGTCGATGCCCGGGTCGAAGAGTTTCGCGACCAGACGCGCCGTCGGATCGAAGGCCATCTCAGCGAAGACCAGTTCAAGCCTCTGCGGCTCAAGAATGGGCTCTACCTGCAACTGCACGCTTATATGCTGCGCGTAGCGGTGCCTTACGGCACGCTCAATTCGCGGCAAATGCGCAAGCTGGCGCATATCGCGCGCAAATATGACCGAGGCTACGGTCATTTCACGACACGACAGAACATCCAATATAACTGGATCAAACTGGCAGAGGCGCCCGACATCCTCGCCGAGCTTGCGACGGTGGAAATGCACGCCATCCAGACGAGCGGCGAGAGCATCCGCAACCTCTCGGCCGATCATTATGCCGGGGCCGCTCCCGATGAGATATGCGATCCGCGGCCCTGGGCCGAACTGATCCGCCAAGCCACGACGTTCCATCCAGAGTTCAGTTATCTGCCGCGCAAGTTCAAGATCGCAGTGATCGCCGCGCAGGAAGACCGTGCCGCGCTGCGCTGGCACGACTGTGCGCTGCGCATCGTCAAGAACGAGAGCGGTGAGCAGGGCTTCGAGGTCTATGCTGGCGGCGGTATGGGGCGCACGCCGATTATCGCTTTCCCGATCAGGGGGTTCTGTCCGGCAGGCCAGATTTTCTCCTATATCCAAGCGATCCTGCGGGTGTGGAACCGGCATGCGCGGCGCGACAACATCCACAAGCAGCGGATGAAGATCCTTGTCCATGAACTGGGAGAAGAAGAGTTCCGCCGTCAGGTGGAGATGGAGTTCGAGCACATCCTGACGCTGGGCCGGGATTTTCCGCAGGCCGAGTATGACAGGATTGCCGCCCATTTTGACCCGCCGCCGTTCGAGACCGGGCTTTCCGAGGAGCTCGACCGCTCCGATCCCGACTTCGCGCTATGGGTCGATCGCCAGGTCGCCGCACATAAGGCGCCCGGTTATGCCATCGTCAATATCAGCCTCAAACCCGACGGGGGTATAACCGGCGACATTTCAGCCGAGCAGATGGAGCTCGTGGCCGACCTTGCCGAACGCTACAGCTTCGATGACCTGCGCTCGACGCATGTCCAGAATCTCGTGCTGCCCCATGTGCGCAAGCGGGATCTCCATGCGGTCTGGCAGGCGCTGGACGCGGCGGGGCTGGCAAGCGTCAATCTCGGCCTCGTCACGGACATCATCGCTTGTCCCGGACTCGATTATTGCAGCCTGGCCAACGCGCGTTCGATACCCGTCGCCCAACAGATCGCAGAGCGCTTTGCCGATCTCGATCGTCAGCTCGACCTCGGCGAACTCAAGATCAAGATTTCGGGCTGCATCAACGCCTGCGGTCATCACCACGCGGCCCATATCGGTATCCTTGGTGTCGATCGTAAGGGCACAGAGAACTACCAGTTGCTGCTTGGCGGGTCCGGGGCCGAGGATGTTTCGCAGGCCAAGATCACCGGGCCGGGCTTCGACGAGACCGGGATCGTCGATGCCGTCGAACGCACGATCGAACGCTATCGTGAGATTCGCGAGCCAGGTGAACGCTTTCTCGATTGCTATCGCCGCGTTGGCATGGATCCGTTCAAGGAGGCTATTTATGGGTGA
- a CDS encoding DUF934 domain-containing protein produces MGDPLRFRDDPAPDEPGVSLDAFLNQKDATSVLLEAGDDVRALLPELGRVRLVEIDFPRFRDGRGFSSASILREAGYTGEIRAIGDVLVDLVFFMRRCGFDSFEPDAPFHPGAVDAALSRYPDVYQSATDGREPIWALRHPQFAAE; encoded by the coding sequence ATGGGTGATCCGTTACGCTTCCGGGACGATCCGGCACCGGATGAGCCGGGAGTTTCCCTGGATGCGTTTCTCAATCAGAAGGACGCAACCTCAGTGCTTCTCGAGGCGGGCGATGATGTCCGCGCCTTGTTACCCGAACTTGGCCGCGTGCGGCTCGTCGAGATCGACTTTCCGCGGTTTCGCGACGGGCGTGGTTTTTCCAGCGCAAGCATATTGCGCGAGGCGGGCTACACAGGCGAAATCCGTGCGATCGGTGACGTGCTCGTTGATCTGGTATTCTTCATGCGGCGTTGCGGCTTCGACAGCTTCGAGCCCGACGCCCCCTTTCATCCGGGTGCCGTCGATGCCGCACTGAGCCGCTACCCTGACGTCTATCAGTCGGCGACAGATGGACGAGAGCCGATCTGGGCGCTGCGGCATCCCCAATTCGCCGCTGAATGA
- a CDS encoding FUSC family protein translates to MLVAFAGGKCLPASPFVVDPQKLLFSLSSLLAAAATLAIAFSASLPRPWWALLTVYVTAQPMAGAFRPKVLYRLGGILTGAAVTILLVPNLQNSPELLVLCLAAWTGFCIYLAVLDRTPRAFLFQMAAFSSAVISFPYLDDPGNIFETTAARVQEMTVAILCVTAVHALLQPWSATPAIRARVQSFLGHARRWTSEALGSHHTRLEDAHRRALAADVTELGMIAVHLPFDQRWAPATRRRVTALQQQLATILPLASAAANRLDRLRESADLPPMLEALLADVTDWLDDEQSELHRVGSLVRRCEALAAAAEARGDWNDLLTASACIRIAEFLTALAASRRLADRIGSPGRPSAKILAAESFSLARDHGVAALAGLATATAIGLYCAVWILLAWPNGSATAAFAALITCSFAAQDDPAPVIGRYLVATLKTFPLGALYLFVIMPRVDGYEMLIVTLAPALLWMGYIQADPARSPQALPMFSCFIVAMGFLARFQADFALFINTGLAQLGGIVATLAVTRMFRSANVLWTARRILRANWGELALLADIRRPFRPDRWTARAVDRLGQVAARMAVATAGDRLHAADGLADLRIGRNIIPIRRALSHVPHNVRHRLGAVLAGLAVFYHERWRHGHADAPPPGLLEPIDRALEALLSLPLDEHRRPALRALVGMRCNLFPTAAAPHIVSSRAGESA, encoded by the coding sequence ATGCTTGTTGCGTTTGCGGGCGGGAAATGCCTGCCAGCCTCTCCCTTCGTGGTTGACCCCCAGAAGCTGCTCTTCTCGCTCAGCAGCTTGCTGGCGGCGGCCGCTACGCTGGCTATCGCCTTCTCGGCCAGTCTGCCCCGCCCCTGGTGGGCTCTGTTGACGGTCTACGTTACCGCTCAACCCATGGCCGGTGCCTTTCGGCCCAAGGTTCTCTACCGTCTGGGCGGCATACTAACCGGTGCCGCTGTCACGATCCTGCTCGTTCCCAACTTGCAGAACTCGCCCGAACTCCTGGTCTTGTGCCTCGCGGCCTGGACAGGTTTCTGCATCTATCTTGCGGTTCTTGATCGCACTCCGCGTGCTTTCCTGTTCCAGATGGCGGCATTCAGCTCGGCGGTGATCAGCTTTCCCTATCTCGATGATCCGGGGAATATTTTCGAGACCACGGCCGCGCGGGTGCAGGAGATGACGGTTGCTATCCTGTGCGTGACGGCGGTTCATGCGCTGCTGCAACCTTGGAGCGCAACGCCGGCTATTCGCGCCCGTGTCCAGTCTTTTTTGGGCCACGCCCGCCGCTGGACCTCAGAGGCGCTTGGCAGTCACCATACCCGTCTCGAAGACGCACATCGCCGCGCACTGGCGGCGGACGTCACCGAACTCGGCATGATCGCGGTCCATTTGCCGTTCGATCAGCGCTGGGCTCCCGCGACCCGGCGACGGGTTACGGCCTTGCAACAGCAGCTCGCCACCATCCTGCCACTTGCCTCGGCTGCGGCGAACCGGCTCGACCGCCTGCGTGAAAGCGCCGATCTTCCGCCAATGCTCGAAGCTTTGCTGGCCGACGTCACCGACTGGCTGGATGATGAGCAAAGCGAGCTGCACCGGGTGGGATCGCTGGTGCGACGGTGCGAGGCGCTGGCGGCCGCCGCTGAGGCGCGCGGCGACTGGAACGACCTGCTGACCGCGAGCGCCTGCATCCGCATCGCCGAGTTCCTGACCGCATTGGCCGCGAGTCGAAGGCTGGCGGACAGGATCGGGTCACCGGGTCGGCCCAGCGCTAAAATTCTTGCCGCAGAATCCTTTTCGCTTGCCCGCGATCATGGCGTCGCTGCGCTCGCGGGCCTGGCGACCGCCACGGCAATCGGGCTCTATTGCGCCGTCTGGATCCTGCTTGCCTGGCCTAATGGATCGGCGACCGCGGCCTTTGCCGCGCTCATTACCTGTTCTTTTGCCGCACAGGACGATCCGGCGCCGGTGATCGGTCGCTATCTCGTGGCTACGCTCAAGACCTTTCCGTTGGGGGCTCTCTACCTTTTCGTGATCATGCCTCGGGTCGATGGCTATGAGATGCTGATCGTCACCCTGGCCCCGGCCTTGCTGTGGATGGGCTATATCCAGGCCGATCCCGCACGTTCGCCGCAGGCCTTGCCGATGTTCTCCTGCTTTATCGTCGCCATGGGCTTTCTCGCGCGTTTTCAGGCGGATTTTGCACTGTTCATCAACACGGGGTTGGCCCAGCTCGGCGGAATTGTAGCGACGCTTGCCGTCACCCGCATGTTCCGATCGGCCAATGTCCTGTGGACCGCCCGGCGCATCCTGCGCGCGAACTGGGGTGAACTGGCCCTGCTTGCGGACATTCGCCGGCCTTTCCGTCCGGACCGCTGGACGGCAAGAGCGGTCGACCGGCTCGGGCAGGTGGCTGCACGAATGGCGGTGGCGACCGCCGGCGATAGACTCCATGCCGCTGACGGTCTGGCGGACCTCAGGATCGGCCGCAATATCATTCCGATCCGCCGGGCGTTGTCTCATGTCCCGCATAATGTGCGGCACCGCCTGGGCGCGGTACTTGCCGGGCTGGCGGTGTTTTATCACGAGCGCTGGCGCCATGGCCATGCGGATGCCCCGCCGCCAGGGTTGCTCGAGCCAATCGACCGGGCCTTGGAGGCGCTTCTGAGCCTGCCGCTCGATGAGCATCGTCGGCCTGCCTTGCGTGCGCTGGTAGGAATGCGCTGCAATCTCTTCCCGACCGCCGCTGCGCCCCATATCGTTTCATCAAGAGCTGGGGAAAGCGCATGA
- a CDS encoding DUF1656 domain-containing protein: protein MIEEINVLGIYMPAALAWGVLAAVLVYIVRGLLQRLPGYRLLWHPSLLELALFILLWWGLSALADSFLYRWVAS from the coding sequence ATGATCGAGGAGATCAATGTGCTCGGCATTTATATGCCGGCGGCGCTCGCCTGGGGCGTGCTGGCCGCGGTGCTCGTCTATATTGTGCGCGGGCTCCTGCAGCGCCTGCCGGGCTATCGACTGCTCTGGCACCCAAGCCTGCTCGAGCTCGCTCTCTTCATTCTGCTGTGGTGGGGCCTGAGCGCGCTCGCCGATAGTTTCCTCTACCGATGGGTCGCGTCTTGA
- a CDS encoding efflux RND transporter periplasmic adaptor subunit gives MLHRQNLLRSLATLLVILVVLGGIYALWLRYQVEPVTRDGKVRADMVPVAADVSGLVTEVKVADNQMVRKGEILFIIDRPRYRLALEQAEANVASQRTALAQAVREDRRNRAMPEVIAAEVIEQGTARVEGLRATIGQAVAARDLARFNLERTIVRAPVDGTVSNMSLQPGVYLTAGKAALALVYDHSLRVEGYFEETKLPAIRVGDRASIYLMGVADEIEGHVQSIAGGVEDRERAGTDGQLANVNPSFTWVRLAQRIPVRVTIDKIPANVRMIPGQTATVVVHPRDDGRSVHRSLPW, from the coding sequence ATGTTGCACCGACAAAATCTCCTGCGATCGCTCGCCACGCTCCTTGTCATACTCGTAGTTCTGGGGGGGATATATGCACTGTGGCTGCGCTATCAGGTCGAGCCGGTCACGCGTGATGGCAAGGTGCGCGCGGACATGGTGCCGGTGGCCGCCGATGTCAGTGGGCTCGTCACCGAGGTGAAGGTCGCCGACAATCAGATGGTCCGAAAGGGCGAGATACTCTTTATCATCGACCGTCCGCGCTACCGGCTTGCGCTGGAACAGGCCGAGGCCAACGTGGCAAGCCAGCGCACCGCGCTCGCGCAAGCTGTCCGTGAGGATCGGCGCAACCGGGCCATGCCCGAAGTGATCGCCGCTGAAGTGATCGAACAAGGCACGGCGCGGGTCGAAGGACTGCGGGCGACGATTGGTCAGGCGGTGGCAGCGCGCGACCTGGCCCGCTTCAATCTGGAACGAACCATCGTGCGTGCACCGGTGGACGGGACCGTGTCCAACATGTCGCTCCAGCCCGGGGTCTATCTGACGGCCGGCAAAGCCGCGTTAGCGCTCGTCTATGACCACTCGCTCCGGGTGGAAGGTTATTTTGAGGAAACAAAATTGCCGGCGATCCGCGTCGGCGACCGTGCAAGCATCTACCTGATGGGCGTTGCTGACGAGATCGAAGGCCATGTGCAGAGTATCGCGGGCGGCGTCGAGGATCGCGAGCGGGCCGGGACTGACGGGCAACTGGCCAATGTAAACCCATCCTTCACCTGGGTGCGTCTGGCGCAGCGCATTCCGGTACGTGTCACGATTGATAAAATACCGGCTAATGTGCGGATGATTCCGGGCCAGACGGCCACGGTTGTCGTTCATCCGCGCGATGACGGACGCAGCGTGCACCGGAGCCTGCCATGGTGA